In Rhea pennata isolate bPtePen1 chromosome 8, bPtePen1.pri, whole genome shotgun sequence, one genomic interval encodes:
- the LMO4 gene encoding LIM domain transcription factor LMO4, which translates to MVNPGGSAQPPPVTAGSLSWKRCAGCGGKIADRFLLYAMDSYWHSRCLKCSCCQAQLGDIGTSCYTKSGMILCRNDYIRLFGNSGACSACGQSIPASELVMRAQGNVYHLKCFTCSTCRNRLVPGDRFHYINGSLFCEHDRPTALINGHLNSLQSNPLLPDQKVC; encoded by the exons ATGGTGAaccccggcggcagcgcgcagCCGCCCCCGGTGACGGCGGGCTCCCTCTCGTGGAAGAGGTGCGCCGGCTGCGGGGGGAAGATCGCCGACCGCTTCTTGCTCTACGCCATGGACAGCTACTGGCACAGCCGCTGCCTCAAgtgctcctgctgccaggcccAGCTGGGGGACATCGGCACGTCCTGCTACACCAAGAGCGGCATGATCCTCTGCAGAAACGACTACATCAG GTTATTTGGAAATAGTGGTGCTTGCAGTGCCTGTGGACAGTCCATTCCTGCTAGCGAGCTGGTCATGAGAGCACAGGGCAATGTCTATCATCTTAag tgttttacATGCTCTACCTGCCGGAATCGCCTGGTCCCAGGAGATCGGTTTCACTACATCAATGGCAGTTTATTTTGTGAACATGATAGACCTACAGCTCTCATCAATGGCCATTTGAATTCACTTCAGAGTAATCCACTACTGCCGGACCAGAAG gtCTGCTAA